One genomic segment of Streptomyces sp. NBC_00239 includes these proteins:
- a CDS encoding succinate dehydrogenase iron-sulfur subunit, whose amino-acid sequence MATPTLDKMEEAAAASPFITVTFRIRRYNPEVSEDAQWQDFQIEIDPKERVLDGLHKIKWDLDGTLTFRRSCAHGICGSDAMRINGKNRLACKTLIKDINPEKPITVEAIKGLTVMKDLIVDMEPFFQAYRDVMPFLVTKGNEPTRERLQSAEDRERFDDTTKCILCAACTSSCPVFWNDGQYFGPAAIVNAHRFIFDSRDEAGEQRLEILNDKDGVWRCRTTFNCTDACPRGIEVTKAIQEVKRALITRRF is encoded by the coding sequence ATGGCTACCCCGACCCTGGACAAGATGGAAGAGGCGGCCGCGGCCTCCCCGTTCATCACGGTCACGTTCCGGATCCGCCGCTACAACCCCGAGGTGTCGGAAGACGCCCAGTGGCAGGACTTCCAGATCGAGATCGACCCGAAGGAGCGCGTGCTCGACGGTCTCCACAAGATCAAGTGGGACCTCGACGGCACGCTGACCTTCCGCCGGTCGTGCGCGCACGGCATCTGCGGCTCCGACGCGATGCGGATCAACGGCAAGAACAGGCTCGCCTGCAAGACGCTGATCAAGGACATCAACCCGGAGAAGCCCATCACCGTCGAGGCCATCAAGGGCCTCACCGTGATGAAGGACCTCATCGTCGACATGGAGCCCTTCTTCCAGGCGTACCGGGACGTCATGCCGTTCCTGGTCACCAAGGGCAACGAGCCGACGCGCGAGCGCCTGCAGTCCGCCGAGGACCGCGAGCGCTTCGACGACACCACCAAGTGCATCCTGTGCGCCGCGTGCACGTCCTCGTGCCCGGTGTTCTGGAACGACGGCCAGTACTTCGGCCCGGCGGCGATCGTCAACGCGCACCGCTTCATCTTCGACTCGCGCGACGAGGCCGGCGAGCAGCGGCTGGAGATCCTGAACGACAAGGACGGCGTGTGGCGCTGCCGCACGACCTTCAACTGCACCGACGCGTGCCCCCGCGGCATCGAGGTCACGAAGGCCATCCAGGAAGTCAAGCGCGCGCTCATCACGCGCCGTTTCTGA
- a CDS encoding serine hydrolase domain-containing protein — MKNSTAHTARWISLAASGAALVALSVGALPAGAAERPSAGAVAGTVTAGTVTGSGTIDRGALRQALAGVPDEVIAGAMARVGGRDGRWRGTAGGLSTDPQASLRIGSITKLFTSTVVLQLVGEGRLRLDTPVQEVLPGTFPAHWAPITIEELLSHTSGLPAPRCLERDRPYTPAELVANVAGCGIDPTPKGQITQVYSGVNYFVLGLAVEKVTGRPFAQEVQRRIARPLGLRHTYVPAAGDTAIPSPSLAAPTPVDPWPWAEGGMISSAPDLERFLTQLLRGRLLPPAQQKVLFEMPAHAERGFSRAGMQYYRLPDGTEVWGKTGSYGAYVSGVFATRSQSRVLVYSLIPTGFRPEPKEGEPRPRFPEEPYINRIAQAAFGGAVGR; from the coding sequence ATGAAGAACTCGACCGCACACACGGCCCGTTGGATCTCCCTCGCCGCCTCCGGCGCGGCGCTCGTGGCACTGTCGGTGGGCGCCCTGCCCGCCGGGGCCGCCGAGCGGCCGTCGGCCGGTGCGGTCGCCGGCACGGTCACCGCCGGCACGGTCACCGGCTCCGGCACGATAGACCGGGGCGCGTTGCGGCAGGCGCTGGCCGGAGTGCCGGACGAGGTGATCGCCGGGGCCATGGCCCGGGTGGGCGGCCGGGACGGCCGGTGGAGAGGGACCGCGGGCGGACTGTCGACCGACCCCCAGGCCTCGCTGCGGATCGGCAGCATCACCAAGCTGTTCACCTCCACCGTGGTGCTCCAGCTGGTCGGTGAAGGCCGGCTGCGCCTGGACACCCCGGTCCAGGAGGTCCTGCCCGGCACCTTCCCGGCGCACTGGGCGCCGATCACCATCGAGGAACTCCTCAGTCACACCAGCGGGCTGCCGGCGCCGCGGTGCCTGGAGCGGGACCGGCCCTACACGCCGGCCGAGCTGGTGGCGAACGTGGCGGGGTGCGGCATCGACCCGACCCCGAAGGGGCAGATCACCCAGGTCTACAGCGGCGTCAACTACTTCGTGCTCGGCCTGGCCGTCGAGAAGGTCACCGGACGGCCGTTCGCGCAGGAGGTGCAGCGGCGGATCGCCCGGCCGCTGGGACTGCGGCACACGTACGTGCCCGCGGCCGGTGACACCGCGATACCGTCGCCCTCGCTCGCGGCGCCCACTCCGGTGGACCCCTGGCCCTGGGCCGAGGGCGGGATGATCTCCAGCGCCCCCGATCTGGAGCGGTTCCTGACGCAGCTGCTGCGCGGCCGGCTGCTGCCGCCCGCCCAGCAGAAGGTCCTGTTCGAGATGCCCGCACACGCGGAGCGCGGCTTCAGCCGGGCCGGCATGCAGTACTACCGGCTGCCCGACGGCACCGAGGTATGGGGCAAGACGGGTTCCTACGGTGCCTACGTGAGCGGCGTGTTCGCCACCCGGAGCCAGAGCCGGGTCCTGGTCTACTCGCTGATACCCACCGGCTTCCGGCCGGAGCCCAAGGAGGGCGAGCCCCGGCCCCGCTTCCCGGAGGAGCCGTACATCAATCGGATCGCGCAGGCGGCCTTCGGCGGGGCGGTCGGGCGGTGA
- a CDS encoding alpha/beta fold hydrolase, which translates to MIISHDVDGSPQAPAVVLLHSSVCDRRMWDPQWKPLAEAGFRVVRADFRTCGESPAGTEPYSDDTDVLDLLDSLGIERAALVGSSYGGRVALRIASMHPERVTSLALLCTALPGQQRGPELQAFRTAEDALLESGDLDGAVQLNVRTWLGPEAGQEARELVARMQRRIFEVSLAPGAGDHELPEPEVDLSAVTPRTLVLSGAHDVADFRAIAAALPAQLPDARHVELPWAGHLPSLERPAEITALLREFLTA; encoded by the coding sequence ATGATCATTTCTCATGATGTGGACGGGTCGCCGCAGGCACCCGCCGTGGTCCTCCTGCACTCGTCCGTCTGCGACCGCCGGATGTGGGACCCCCAGTGGAAGCCGCTGGCCGAGGCCGGCTTCCGGGTGGTCCGCGCCGACTTCCGCACCTGTGGCGAATCCCCGGCGGGGACGGAGCCGTACTCCGACGACACCGACGTACTCGACCTGCTGGACAGCCTCGGCATCGAGCGGGCCGCGCTGGTCGGATCCTCGTACGGCGGCCGGGTCGCGTTGCGGATCGCCTCGATGCACCCGGAGCGGGTGACCTCGCTCGCGCTGCTCTGCACGGCACTGCCCGGGCAGCAGCGGGGCCCGGAACTCCAGGCGTTCCGCACGGCGGAGGACGCGCTGCTGGAGTCCGGCGACCTCGACGGCGCGGTGCAGCTCAACGTCCGGACCTGGCTGGGGCCCGAGGCCGGGCAGGAGGCGCGGGAACTGGTCGCGCGGATGCAGCGCCGCATCTTCGAGGTGTCCCTCGCCCCGGGCGCCGGGGACCACGAACTCCCCGAGCCCGAGGTGGACCTGTCCGCCGTGACGCCCCGCACCCTGGTCCTGTCCGGGGCCCACGACGTCGCCGACTTCCGGGCGATCGCCGCCGCGCTGCCCGCACAGCTCCCGGACGCCCGTCACGTGGAACTCCCGTGGGCCGGACACCTGCCCTCGCTGGAGCGCCCGGCCGAGATCACCGCCCTGCTGCGGGAGTTCCTGACCGCCTAG
- a CDS encoding superinfection immunity protein, protein MDNVGPGVLLVLVLLYFIPAVIAFARSVPNRGSVLVVNLFLGWSLIGWVVALAMAARSADRAR, encoded by the coding sequence ATGGACAACGTGGGTCCCGGAGTACTGCTGGTGCTGGTACTCCTCTACTTCATCCCGGCGGTGATCGCCTTCGCGAGGAGCGTGCCGAACCGGGGCTCGGTGCTCGTGGTCAATCTGTTCCTCGGCTGGTCGCTGATCGGGTGGGTGGTCGCCCTGGCCATGGCCGCCCGGTCGGCGGACCGCGCCCGCTGA
- a CDS encoding thiol-disulfide oxidoreductase DCC family protein: MYAVRSLTVLYDAHCPLCVHIRQWLLGQRWLVPLSLVPAGSFEARKRFPALDHEATLREITVIGDAGQVFTGTSAFIVCLWALAEHRPKAHWLATPAGRPFARATMLAAAKYREVTRAVAECTDGACPAPGMPG; the protein is encoded by the coding sequence GTGTACGCGGTCCGGAGCCTGACCGTCCTGTACGACGCCCACTGCCCGCTCTGCGTGCACATCCGGCAGTGGCTGCTGGGCCAGCGGTGGCTCGTACCGCTCTCGCTCGTCCCGGCCGGCTCCTTCGAGGCGCGCAAGCGCTTCCCGGCGCTGGACCACGAGGCGACGCTGCGGGAGATCACCGTGATCGGGGACGCCGGGCAGGTGTTCACCGGCACCAGCGCCTTCATCGTGTGCCTGTGGGCACTGGCCGAGCACCGGCCGAAGGCCCACTGGCTGGCCACTCCGGCCGGTCGGCCCTTCGCACGGGCCACCATGCTCGCCGCGGCGAAATACCGGGAGGTCACCCGGGCCGTGGCGGAATGCACCGACGGGGCGTGCCCGGCTCCCGGAATGCCCGGATAG
- a CDS encoding ABC transporter substrate-binding protein produces MRSVPSRALAAGFVLAVAGVGAWQFLPSATGTGDAIKVGTTDVASSLDPAGAYDAGSWALFSNVYQSLMTIRPGSADPVPDAADSCKFIGQKLTTYECGVRDGLKFANGREVTAEDVKHSFDRIKAINSDQGPAPLFNTLKSISVHGRTVTFNLNTRDATFPFKIATGAASIVDRESYPADRLREGDRADGSGPYVLNSFTAGSEVRLEPNDAYLGEADSPHAPVTIRYFKNSEELNAAWQDRKIDVAHRDLPPEVLAGLRPGLADTRYQQSGGTETRSMVFNVRKGSPMADRSVRQAVAAVLDRSKIASGPYQGTVTPLYSLVPQGVGSHSTPFFDTYPQPDAAEAKKLLRDAGVNTPVSFTLGLNVRGTNISEAAEIKRQLESTGLFKVKTESVDEWPEFQKAYAAGRFDAYTIGWIADFPDPDNFIAPLVGADSSMNNGFQDEAIDRLITRTQSFSDRSLAATDFRELQQLVAEEAPMLPIWQKKDFVVSRDAVTGGQFLSDGTGVWRLWELNWL; encoded by the coding sequence ATGCGGTCTGTTCCTTCCAGGGCCCTCGCGGCCGGATTTGTCCTGGCCGTCGCGGGTGTCGGAGCCTGGCAGTTCCTGCCGTCCGCCACCGGGACGGGAGACGCGATCAAGGTCGGGACGACCGACGTCGCCTCCTCCCTCGACCCGGCCGGTGCGTACGACGCCGGCTCCTGGGCGCTGTTCAGCAACGTCTACCAGTCGCTCATGACGATCCGGCCGGGTTCCGCCGACCCGGTCCCGGACGCGGCGGACTCCTGCAAGTTCATCGGGCAGAAGCTGACGACGTACGAGTGCGGGGTCCGGGACGGGCTGAAGTTCGCCAACGGCCGCGAGGTCACCGCCGAGGACGTCAAGCACTCCTTCGACCGGATCAAGGCGATCAACTCGGACCAGGGTCCGGCGCCGCTCTTCAACACCCTGAAGTCGATCTCCGTGCACGGCCGGACGGTCACCTTCAACCTCAACACGCGCGACGCGACGTTCCCGTTCAAGATCGCCACCGGGGCCGCGTCGATCGTCGACCGGGAGAGCTACCCGGCCGACCGGCTGCGCGAGGGCGACCGGGCCGACGGCTCGGGCCCGTACGTGCTGAACTCCTTCACGGCGGGCAGCGAGGTCCGCCTGGAGCCCAACGACGCGTACCTCGGCGAGGCCGACTCCCCGCACGCGCCGGTCACCATCCGCTACTTCAAGAACTCCGAGGAGCTGAACGCGGCCTGGCAGGACCGCAAGATCGACGTGGCCCACCGCGACCTGCCCCCCGAGGTGCTGGCCGGGCTGCGCCCGGGGCTGGCGGACACCCGCTACCAGCAGTCCGGCGGCACCGAGACCCGCAGCATGGTCTTCAACGTCCGCAAGGGCTCGCCGATGGCCGACCGGTCCGTCCGCCAGGCCGTGGCCGCCGTCCTGGACCGCTCCAAGATCGCCAGCGGCCCGTACCAGGGCACCGTCACGCCGCTGTACTCGCTGGTTCCGCAGGGCGTCGGCAGCCACAGCACGCCGTTCTTCGACACCTATCCGCAGCCGGACGCGGCCGAGGCGAAGAAGCTTCTCAGGGACGCCGGCGTCAACACCCCGGTGAGCTTCACCCTCGGCCTGAACGTCCGCGGCACGAACATCTCCGAGGCCGCCGAGATCAAGCGGCAGCTGGAGTCGACCGGGCTCTTCAAGGTGAAGACCGAGTCCGTCGACGAGTGGCCCGAGTTCCAGAAGGCCTACGCGGCCGGCCGCTTCGACGCCTACACGATCGGCTGGATCGCCGACTTCCCGGACCCGGACAACTTCATCGCCCCGCTGGTCGGCGCCGACTCGTCCATGAACAACGGCTTCCAGGACGAGGCGATCGACCGCCTGATCACCCGGACCCAGTCCTTCAGCGACCGCTCGCTGGCCGCCACCGACTTCCGGGAACTCCAGCAACTGGTGGCCGAGGAAGCGCCCATGCTGCCGATCTGGCAGAAGAAGGACTTCGTGGTGAGCCGGGACGCCGTCACCGGCGGGCAGTTCCTCTCCGACGGCACCGGCGTGTGGCGGCTGTGGGAGCTGAACTGGCTGTAG